One genomic segment of Streptomyces niveus includes these proteins:
- a CDS encoding TetR/AcrR family transcriptional regulator: protein MRAQERDQGQEPRRGRPRSEAAERAILQAVVKLLEEGEPLAGLSIERIARTAGVGKATIYRRWSDKEELFVDVLRDIEPPEPALSGTSGLADILVGLESLRRRGLAQRSSALLYNVFAQMKSHPKLWDAYHNTVIAPRRAAMTAAVRRAVAAGELRDDIDVELIDELIVGPMLVRTIHRKDAPLDDDLAERILRALLEGLRPRDGAGDKAVSGAGNGAGDPAADTDS from the coding sequence TTGCGAGCGCAGGAGCGGGACCAGGGGCAGGAGCCCCGGCGAGGCCGGCCGCGCAGTGAGGCGGCCGAACGCGCCATCCTCCAGGCCGTGGTGAAGCTTCTTGAGGAGGGTGAGCCGCTGGCCGGGCTCTCCATCGAGCGCATCGCGCGTACGGCGGGCGTCGGCAAGGCCACCATCTACCGGCGCTGGAGCGACAAGGAAGAACTCTTCGTCGACGTCCTGCGTGACATCGAGCCGCCCGAGCCCGCCCTGTCGGGGACCTCCGGCCTCGCCGACATCCTCGTCGGCCTGGAATCCCTGCGCAGGCGCGGTCTCGCCCAGCGCAGCTCCGCCCTTCTGTACAACGTCTTCGCGCAGATGAAGAGTCATCCGAAGCTGTGGGACGCGTATCACAACACCGTGATCGCGCCGCGGCGCGCCGCCATGACGGCGGCTGTGCGGCGCGCCGTCGCCGCGGGTGAACTCCGCGACGACATCGACGTGGAGCTGATCGACGAACTCATCGTCGGCCCCATGCTGGTGCGCACCATCCACCGCAAGGACGCGCCGCTGGACGACGACCTCGCCGAGCGCATCCTCCGGGCGCTCCTCGAAGGTCTGCGCCCCAGGGACGGGGCCGGGGACAAGGCCGTGAGCGGGGCCGGGAACGGCGCCGGTGACCCGGCCGCTGACACGGACAGTTGA
- a CDS encoding endonuclease/exonuclease/phosphatase family protein, with product MTQEYTAESRVDGADDNDPPKSRIRTLADRWRGDRGIWRRGVVVAVLAVLTALLMILHAQVPNRIGNLGSLMETFLPWLGVLVPVLLVAALVRRSATALIALLLPTVVWANLFGGLLIGKSGVGGDLTVATHNVNAENPDPEGTARKIVESGADVVALEELKASAVPTYEKALGGTYKYRSVQGTVGLWSKYPLSGSRPVDIRMGWTRAMRSTVMTPQGSIAVYVAHLPSVRVKLHAGFTANQRDDSADALGEAIADERLDRIVLLGDLNGTMNDRSLNAVTSQMRSTQGAAGDGYGFSWPAAFPMARIDQIMVKGVEPKSSWTLPRTGSDHLPIAARIELSE from the coding sequence ATGACGCAGGAGTACACGGCTGAGTCCCGGGTGGACGGCGCCGACGACAACGACCCTCCCAAGAGCCGGATCCGGACCCTCGCCGACCGCTGGCGCGGCGACCGGGGCATCTGGCGGCGGGGCGTCGTGGTCGCGGTGCTCGCGGTCCTGACGGCGCTGCTGATGATCCTGCACGCCCAGGTCCCCAACCGCATCGGCAACTTGGGCAGTCTCATGGAGACCTTCCTGCCGTGGCTGGGGGTTCTCGTACCCGTGCTTCTCGTGGCCGCGCTGGTACGGCGCTCCGCCACCGCGCTGATCGCGCTGCTGCTGCCGACCGTCGTCTGGGCCAACCTCTTCGGCGGACTGCTCATCGGTAAGTCGGGCGTCGGCGGCGATCTGACGGTCGCCACGCACAACGTCAACGCCGAGAACCCCGACCCCGAGGGAACCGCGCGCAAGATCGTGGAGTCCGGCGCGGACGTCGTCGCGCTGGAGGAGCTGAAGGCGTCGGCGGTTCCCACGTACGAGAAGGCACTGGGCGGGACGTACAAGTACCGCTCCGTGCAGGGCACGGTGGGGCTCTGGAGCAAGTACCCGCTCAGCGGCAGCCGCCCCGTCGACATCCGGATGGGCTGGACGCGCGCGATGCGGTCCACGGTGATGACACCCCAGGGCTCGATCGCGGTCTACGTGGCGCACCTGCCGTCCGTACGGGTCAAACTGCACGCCGGCTTCACCGCCAACCAGCGGGACGACAGCGCCGACGCCCTCGGTGAGGCGATCGCCGACGAGCGGCTGGACCGGATCGTGCTGCTCGGTGACCTCAACGGCACGATGAACGACCGCTCCCTGAACGCCGTGACGTCGCAGATGCGTTCCACCCAGGGCGCCGCCGGTGACGGCTACGGCTTCAGCTGGCCCGCCGCGTTCCCGATGGCACGGATCGACCAGATCATGGTCAAGGGCGTCGAGCCGAAGTCGTCGTGGACGCTGCCCCGCACGGGCAGCGACCATCTGCCGATCGCCGCCCGCATCGAACTCTCGGAGTAG